The segment CGAGATCGGCGCGCGTCAGGATTGCCGCGGCGGCGCCGTCGGTGGTCGGGCAGCAGTCGAAGAGCCCGAGCGGCTCGGCGACCTTGGGCGCCTTCGCGTACATCTCGGCCGTGATCTGTTTCTGGAAATGCGCCTTGGGGTTGAGGGAGCCGTGGTAGTGGTTCTTCATCGCCACCGCCCCGAGCGCCTCTTCCCCCGCCCCGTACTCCTTGAAGTAGCGCGTCGCGACGAGCGCGAACATGCCCGGCGCGGTCCGGCCCTTGGCCAGCACGGGATGCCCCCGGTTCACGGCCTGCGCGACGAGCGAGCCGCGCGAGGGTACCTCGCGCATCTTCTCGGCTCCCACTGCGAGCACCAGGTCGTACTCGCCCGAGGCCACGGCGAGCGCGGCGTTGCGCACGGCCTCGATGCCCGTCGCGCAGTACGCCGCCACGCGCGTGACCGGGATCGGGAAGAGGTTCAGCGGGTCGGAGACGAAGGTGCCCGAGTTGCCCTCGAAGCCGTAGAGCATGGGCTCGTAGCAGCCGAGCCAGGCGGCCTGCAGCTGCCGGGACTCGATCTTGGCGTCGGCCAGGGCGAGGTTGACAGCCTCGAAGATCATGTCGGTGAGGCTCTGGTGGA is part of the Candidatus Rokuibacteriota bacterium genome and harbors:
- a CDS encoding acetyl-CoA acetyltransferase, which gives rise to MSGLGGKVAIIGTGTIKFGENFHQSLTDMIFEAVNLALADAKIESRQLQAAWLGCYEPMLYGFEGNSGTFVSDPLNLFPIPVTRVAAYCATGIEAVRNAALAVASGEYDLVLAVGAEKMREVPSRGSLVAQAVNRGHPVLAKGRTAPGMFALVATRYFKEYGAGEEALGAVAMKNHYHGSLNPKAHFQKQITAEMYAKAPKVAEPLGLFDCCPTTDGAAAAILTRADLASRFTDSYSIIRGIAYAVTAGYWNTQFDPSWNFTSFRATREAAKAAYKMAGITNPAKEIKVAECHDCFTITEIVNYEDLGFFEPGTGWRAAQAGETRLGGSLPINTSGGLKSCGHPIGSSGIRMINHIHDQLLGRAGKMQVQGADMGLAHNLGGPGAVSAVAVLSQP